A window of Flavobacterium flavigenum contains these coding sequences:
- a CDS encoding ABC transporter ATP-binding protein, protein MIENNTILSTSNLSIGYKSSKGTVTIAQDLNLTLDSGKLIALIGANGIGKSTLLRTITGIQFPLAGSVFLNDKNINTYKPLDLAQNLSLVLTEKLPPSNLSVFELVALGRQPYTNWVGTLTPEDIVKVNEALALTQIEHLASKRHFEISDGQLQKVLIARALAQDTPLIVLDEPTTHLDLLHKVSLFKLLKKLTQETQKCILFSTHDIDLAIQLSDEMIMMTPETVIQDEPCNLISKGSFNTLFKNEHIVFDAEKGKFIVS, encoded by the coding sequence ATGATAGAAAATAACACTATTCTTTCAACTTCAAATTTAAGTATTGGATATAAGTCCAGTAAAGGAACTGTTACTATTGCACAGGATTTAAATCTGACTTTAGATTCCGGAAAACTCATTGCTTTAATAGGCGCAAACGGAATAGGGAAATCAACTTTGCTCAGAACAATTACCGGAATTCAATTTCCATTGGCAGGAAGTGTTTTTCTGAATGATAAAAATATAAATACCTACAAACCATTAGATTTAGCACAAAACCTAAGTTTGGTTTTAACTGAAAAATTGCCGCCAAGTAATCTTTCCGTATTTGAATTGGTTGCTTTGGGGCGTCAGCCTTATACGAATTGGGTGGGAACTTTAACTCCCGAGGATATCGTAAAAGTAAATGAAGCTTTAGCATTAACTCAAATCGAACATTTAGCCTCAAAAAGGCATTTTGAAATCAGTGATGGACAATTGCAGAAAGTTTTAATTGCAAGAGCACTTGCACAAGACACACCGTTGATTGTTTTAGATGAACCCACAACACATCTCGATTTGCTGCATAAAGTTTCATTATTCAAATTGCTTAAAAAGTTAACACAAGAAACTCAAAAATGTATTTTATTTTCGACCCATGACATTGATCTGGCCATTCAGTTGAGTGACGAAATGATTATGATGACTCCGGAAACGGTAATACAGGACGAACCGTGTAATTTAATCTCAAAAGGAAGTTTTAATACTTTATTTAAAAATGAGCATATTGTTTTTGATGCCGAAAAAGGGAAGTTTATTGTGAGTTAA
- a CDS encoding DUF5522 domain-containing protein, which produces MNSIKTKVCSSCECSFGCGNISAENTCWCNDFPPIFNVSEGGDCLCPECFKEACVDKIDAYVETITPKKALQNKAISLLKTDKIIEDIDYYIENGNYVFKTWFHLKRGSCCGNACRHCPY; this is translated from the coding sequence ATGAATAGTATAAAAACAAAAGTTTGTTCGAGCTGTGAATGCTCTTTTGGCTGCGGAAATATTTCTGCTGAAAATACTTGCTGGTGCAATGATTTTCCTCCTATTTTCAATGTTTCAGAAGGAGGAGATTGTCTTTGTCCGGAATGCTTTAAAGAAGCATGTGTTGACAAAATAGACGCTTATGTAGAAACGATTACTCCTAAAAAAGCCCTTCAAAACAAAGCGATATCTCTGCTAAAAACCGACAAAATAATTGAAGACATTGACTATTATATCGAAAATGGCAATTATGTTTTTAAAACCTGGTTTCATTTAAAAAGGGGAAGCTGCTGCGGAAATGCGTGCCGCCATTGCCCTTACTAA
- a CDS encoding iron ABC transporter permease produces MVNKKRNTILFFLLALGLLLMFFASISLGSVNIPFRDIYTSLTGGQASKSTWEYIIINYRLPKAITAVLVGTGLSISGLLMQTLFRNPLAGPYVLGLSSGASLGVAFVILGAGFLPSFLKVIALSSYGIVLASTLGSTLVLLLVLLVSQRLRDTMAILIVGLMFGSFTTAIVSVLTYFSTAEQLQKFTFWSLGNLGNLSWKSITVLAVSVVFGLVLSAGSIKPLNALLLGENYAKSMGLNLKKARLMIIFATSILAGSITAFAGPIAFIGLAVPHIAKLTFQTSNHMILFWSTLLFGAIIVLFCDIVSQMPGFDVTLPINAITSIIGAPVVIWLLVRKNNFK; encoded by the coding sequence TTGGTCAACAAAAAACGAAATACAATTTTATTTTTCCTGTTGGCCTTAGGTTTGCTTCTGATGTTTTTTGCCAGCATTAGTTTAGGGTCTGTAAATATTCCTTTTAGAGATATTTATACAAGTTTAACAGGCGGTCAGGCCAGTAAATCAACCTGGGAGTATATTATAATTAATTACCGTTTGCCAAAAGCTATAACAGCGGTTTTAGTTGGTACCGGACTTTCAATAAGCGGTTTGTTAATGCAGACATTATTCAGAAATCCGCTTGCCGGACCTTATGTTTTAGGATTGAGCTCAGGTGCAAGTCTGGGAGTAGCTTTTGTAATTTTGGGTGCGGGTTTTTTGCCCTCTTTTCTAAAAGTAATCGCTTTGTCATCTTACGGAATTGTTTTGGCTTCGACTTTGGGAAGTACGCTTGTTCTGTTGTTAGTTTTGTTGGTCTCACAAAGGTTAAGGGATACAATGGCAATTTTGATTGTAGGTTTAATGTTCGGAAGCTTTACCACTGCAATTGTGAGTGTTTTAACCTACTTTAGCACGGCAGAGCAACTTCAGAAATTTACTTTCTGGTCGTTAGGAAATCTTGGAAACCTTTCCTGGAAATCCATTACAGTTTTAGCTGTGAGTGTTGTTTTTGGCCTAGTTTTGAGCGCTGGGAGCATCAAGCCTTTAAATGCTTTGCTTCTGGGCGAAAATTATGCTAAAAGCATGGGTTTGAATTTAAAAAAGGCTCGATTGATGATTATTTTTGCAACGAGTATTTTGGCAGGAAGTATAACTGCTTTCGCAGGTCCAATTGCTTTTATTGGCCTTGCAGTTCCGCATATTGCAAAACTGACTTTTCAAACCAGTAATCATATGATTTTGTTTTGGAGTACATTGCTTTTTGGTGCTATTATCGTGTTGTTCTGCGATATCGTTTCTCAAATGCCGGGATTTGATGTTACGCTTCCTATAAATGCCATTACGTCTATAATTGGGGCTCCGGTTGTGATTTGGTTATTGGTTCGAAAAAATAATTTTAAGTAA
- a CDS encoding adenosylcobinamide-GDP ribazoletransferase: MKKELHIFFTCLMFYTRIPCPKNISHDPEYLNKATRYFPFIGWIVGSISFLAFYIFSLFLSIETAVILALIASILTTGAFHEDGFADVCDGFGGGWTKEKILMIMKDSAIGAYGAIGLVLLFLLKFKLLSESVLLFSDHNYLIFLLFISAHSVSRLAAISIIFTHEYSRDDASSKSKPIAKNHSRKEISGSFFFGLLPLFALSCLQYELLFIVIPVFITRYFLARYFQKWIGGYTGDCLGATQQVCEAVYYLSILLIWKFI, encoded by the coding sequence ATGAAAAAAGAATTACATATTTTCTTTACATGCCTAATGTTTTACACCCGGATTCCATGTCCGAAAAATATCAGTCACGATCCAGAATATTTAAATAAAGCTACCCGTTATTTCCCTTTCATTGGCTGGATTGTTGGAAGCATTTCATTTCTTGCTTTTTATATTTTTTCTCTTTTTCTTTCTATAGAAACAGCTGTAATTTTAGCACTCATCGCTTCAATATTAACAACAGGTGCTTTTCACGAAGATGGCTTTGCCGATGTGTGTGATGGTTTTGGTGGAGGCTGGACGAAAGAAAAAATCCTGATGATTATGAAAGACAGTGCCATTGGCGCTTATGGTGCGATTGGCTTGGTTTTGCTTTTTTTATTGAAATTTAAATTGCTTTCAGAATCTGTTCTGCTTTTTTCTGATCACAATTATTTGATTTTCCTGCTGTTTATTTCTGCTCACTCCGTAAGTCGTTTAGCAGCAATCTCAATTATTTTTACTCATGAATATTCACGGGATGATGCTTCAAGTAAAAGTAAACCCATTGCAAAAAATCATAGCAGGAAAGAAATTTCAGGTTCTTTTTTCTTCGGACTGCTTCCGTTATTTGCACTCTCCTGTTTGCAATATGAACTGCTTTTTATTGTGATTCCGGTTTTCATAACGCGTTATTTCCTGGCCCGTTACTTTCAAAAATGGATTGGCGGCTATACAGGTGATTGTCTCGGTGCGACACAGCAGGTTTGCGAAGCGGTTTATTATTTAAGCATTCTTTTGATATGGAAATTTATTTAG
- the cobU gene encoding bifunctional adenosylcobinamide kinase/adenosylcobinamide-phosphate guanylyltransferase yields the protein MIYLITGGERSGKSSYAQNLALQLSNAPIYVATARKWDADFQNRIDRHQQERDERWTNIEKEKFLSEIDFSGKTALIDCVTLWLTNFFVDTKNDVSLSLEEAKTEFKKIALQPNTNLIIVTNEIGMGVHADTHIGRKFTELQGWMNQFLASNADEVVLMVSGIPVKIKG from the coding sequence ATGATTTACTTAATTACCGGTGGTGAACGATCAGGAAAAAGCAGTTACGCTCAAAATCTGGCTTTACAACTTTCGAATGCACCAATTTATGTCGCTACGGCCAGAAAATGGGATGCTGATTTCCAGAACCGAATTGACCGCCACCAACAGGAACGCGACGAACGATGGACCAATATTGAGAAAGAAAAGTTTTTAAGCGAAATTGATTTTTCAGGCAAAACAGCTTTAATTGACTGTGTAACGCTTTGGCTGACCAATTTTTTTGTTGACACCAAAAATGATGTTTCATTATCACTTGAAGAAGCAAAGACTGAATTTAAAAAAATAGCGCTTCAACCTAATACGAACCTGATTATTGTAACAAACGAAATTGGAATGGGAGTTCATGCCGATACTCACATTGGCAGAAAATTTACCGAACTTCAAGGCTGGATGAATCAGTTTCTGGCGTCAAATGCCGATGAGGTTGTACTGATGGTTTCTGGGATTCCGGTCAAAATAAAAGGATAA
- a CDS encoding tRNA (cytidine(34)-2'-O)-methyltransferase produces MLNVVLVEPEIPNNTGNIGRLCVGTESRLHLIHPFGFVINDKNLKRSGLDYWVHLDVTEYQNIEEWMQQIPDQSRVFLMSSHAEKSYLETEFQDGDWLVFGKESVGLSKEFMARFENHLTIPMSPLIRSFNIANSVAFIIGEAKRQIGLKKV; encoded by the coding sequence ATGCTAAACGTTGTTCTCGTAGAACCAGAAATACCAAATAATACCGGAAATATAGGCCGCTTATGTGTAGGCACCGAAAGCCGTCTACATTTAATTCATCCTTTTGGATTCGTGATTAATGATAAAAACCTCAAACGTTCCGGACTGGATTACTGGGTACATCTTGACGTAACCGAATATCAAAATATTGAGGAATGGATGCAGCAGATTCCTGATCAATCGCGAGTGTTTTTAATGAGTTCGCATGCTGAAAAATCATATCTGGAAACCGAATTTCAGGATGGTGACTGGCTTGTTTTTGGAAAAGAAAGTGTTGGATTGAGCAAGGAGTTTATGGCCAGGTTCGAAAACCACCTGACTATTCCGATGTCTCCGCTGATTCGTTCTTTTAATATTGCGAATTCTGTTGCTTTTATAATTGGCGAGGCTAAGAGACAGATTGGATTGAAAAAGGTTTAA
- a CDS encoding TonB-dependent receptor plug domain-containing protein → MIFKKRFTFCFLLLCQIISAQHDSITKLKEVLVSDSNLKKYSDSQSVIKLNDSIINKNEALLTDLLNFNSTLYFKEYGRGMLSTVSFRGTTSSQTAVIWNGININSQMNGSTDFNTISGSDYNSVSVKAGGGAVIYGSGAIGGTVHLNSNLDFYNRFENNLKLDYGSFNTIGINYKTNISNEKWSAQIGFSNNSSTNDYNYLNKYTWKGEQRWNRNGEYNIFTMSANLGYKLNAKHILKLYSQTSNTDRNTSLITESETPSKYINGFNRNLLEYEGSFGKLTANLKTAYIFENYQYYADNSTNNYTYGKTESLITKADFGYSLFKSTQINAIVDYNKTTGTGSGFGTNTREISSASLLIKQNISANWINEFGVRKEFTDNYKSPVLFSLGSSYQFGKLYNLKLNLSRNFRIPTFNDLYWEPGGNRDLKPESSYQAEIGNVFTFSNITLTQTFYYIKINDLLQWVPGNNGIWTPQNTDKVNSYGAETLLSWQKQFRKNIFAINATYAHTISENIDTKKQLFFVPFDKTTATFTYSRNRISANYQFLYNGFVYTREDNNPDEIIKDYMISNIGVDYDFKFLNSFKLGFQVLNIFNEVYESLENRPMPGRNFNMYLILKF, encoded by the coding sequence ATGATTTTTAAAAAACGTTTTACTTTTTGCTTTCTGCTTTTGTGCCAGATTATTTCGGCACAGCATGATTCTATTACAAAATTAAAGGAAGTTTTGGTGTCCGACTCTAATCTTAAGAAGTACTCCGATTCTCAGTCTGTTATAAAACTCAATGATTCGATTATCAATAAAAACGAGGCTTTATTGACCGATTTATTAAACTTCAATTCAACACTTTATTTTAAAGAATACGGACGCGGAATGCTTTCTACGGTTTCTTTTAGAGGAACAACTTCCTCTCAGACAGCTGTGATTTGGAACGGTATCAACATAAATTCCCAAATGAACGGAAGCACTGATTTTAATACAATTTCAGGTTCTGATTATAATTCAGTAAGTGTAAAAGCGGGCGGCGGGGCCGTAATCTATGGCAGTGGAGCTATTGGAGGAACAGTACATTTAAATAGCAATTTAGACTTTTATAATCGTTTTGAGAATAATTTAAAACTAGATTACGGAAGTTTCAATACAATTGGGATTAATTATAAAACCAATATTTCTAATGAAAAATGGAGTGCTCAGATTGGTTTTTCCAACAACAGTTCTACAAACGATTACAATTACCTGAATAAATACACGTGGAAAGGAGAACAGCGCTGGAACCGAAATGGTGAATACAATATTTTTACAATGAGTGCCAATTTAGGTTACAAACTTAATGCAAAGCACATACTTAAATTATACAGTCAAACATCCAATACAGACCGAAACACTTCTTTAATTACAGAAAGTGAAACCCCAAGTAAATACATCAATGGTTTCAATAGAAATTTATTAGAATACGAGGGTAGTTTTGGCAAACTCACCGCAAATCTCAAAACTGCATACATATTCGAAAACTATCAATATTATGCCGACAATTCAACAAACAATTATACTTACGGAAAAACAGAGAGCTTAATTACAAAGGCTGATTTTGGTTACAGTCTGTTTAAATCAACTCAGATAAACGCGATTGTAGATTACAATAAAACCACAGGAACAGGAAGCGGTTTTGGAACCAATACCCGTGAAATCAGTTCCGCATCTTTATTGATAAAACAGAATATTTCTGCTAATTGGATAAATGAATTTGGTGTTCGAAAAGAATTCACAGACAATTACAAATCGCCAGTTTTATTTTCCTTAGGTTCTTCTTATCAATTTGGGAAATTATATAATTTGAAATTGAATCTGTCACGTAATTTCAGAATCCCGACCTTTAATGATTTATATTGGGAACCAGGCGGAAATCGTGATTTAAAACCTGAAAGTTCCTATCAGGCTGAAATAGGAAATGTATTTACATTCAGCAATATTACACTAACCCAGACTTTTTATTACATCAAAATAAATGATTTATTACAATGGGTTCCAGGCAATAATGGTATCTGGACTCCCCAAAACACAGATAAGGTAAACAGTTACGGAGCTGAAACTTTACTAAGCTGGCAAAAACAATTTAGAAAAAATATTTTTGCGATTAATGCAACCTACGCACATACTATTTCTGAAAATATTGATACCAAAAAACAGCTCTTTTTTGTTCCTTTTGACAAGACTACAGCAACATTCACTTATTCAAGAAATAGAATTTCTGCCAATTATCAATTTTTATATAACGGTTTTGTTTATACAAGAGAAGATAATAATCCTGATGAAATAATTAAAGACTATATGATTTCAAATATAGGGGTAGATTATGATTTTAAATTTCTTAACTCTTTCAAATTAGGCTTTCAGGTACTGAACATATTTAATGAAGTTTATGAAAGTCTCGAAAACAGACCTATGCCAGGTCGCAATTTTAATATGTATTTAATCTTAAAATTTTAA
- a CDS encoding ABC transporter substrate-binding protein: MKHLFPKFILIISFFLLTGCKKNENTAITTSEIPQNSIEYASGLSIVKHEGYSVVTVSNPWPNADKSFKYILKEKDAEVPDSLKSYTTIKIPLESIVVTSTTNIPFLEMLDVENKLTGFPHTDYISSEKTRALIDKGSVKDVGQNEKLNIEQLIDLAPNLIVTFGVDNNNPMLDNLKKSGLNVLIQADWMEQSPLGKAEWIKLYGALFGKEDKAKELFDKIVMSYNQALKLVAEKTAVSTVLYGSMYEDVWYVAKGNSWVAKFMKDAQANYLWSDLKGTGSEGLSFEKVLDKAKTANFWIVSGSFTTLDQLQKANPHYSEFDAFKNKSVYCLESKFGATGGTIYYEVSPSRPDLVLKDYIKIFHPDLLPGYEFTFATKLN, translated from the coding sequence ATGAAACATTTATTTCCTAAATTTATTTTGATAATCTCTTTTTTTCTTCTGACGGGATGTAAAAAAAATGAAAATACAGCAATTACAACCTCTGAAATTCCTCAAAACAGTATCGAATATGCTTCCGGACTTTCTATCGTAAAACATGAAGGATATTCTGTGGTTACAGTTTCAAATCCCTGGCCAAATGCAGATAAAAGTTTTAAATACATTTTAAAGGAAAAAGATGCTGAAGTGCCAGATAGTTTAAAGAGTTATACAACAATTAAAATTCCGTTGGAGTCTATTGTGGTAACTTCAACAACCAATATTCCATTTCTTGAAATGCTGGATGTCGAAAACAAACTGACCGGTTTTCCGCATACAGATTATATTTCTTCTGAAAAAACCAGAGCTTTAATTGACAAAGGGTCCGTTAAAGATGTAGGACAGAATGAAAAATTAAATATAGAACAACTAATAGATTTAGCACCGAATTTAATTGTGACTTTTGGCGTAGATAACAATAATCCGATGCTTGATAATTTGAAAAAAAGTGGTTTAAATGTATTGATTCAGGCAGACTGGATGGAGCAGTCCCCACTCGGGAAAGCCGAATGGATAAAACTCTACGGTGCTTTGTTTGGTAAAGAAGACAAAGCGAAAGAATTATTCGATAAGATTGTAATGAGTTATAATCAGGCATTAAAATTAGTCGCTGAAAAAACGGCAGTATCAACAGTTTTATATGGTTCAATGTATGAAGATGTGTGGTATGTTGCCAAAGGAAACAGCTGGGTTGCCAAATTTATGAAAGATGCCCAGGCCAATTATTTATGGTCAGATTTAAAAGGAACGGGAAGTGAAGGTTTATCATTTGAGAAGGTTCTCGATAAAGCCAAAACCGCCAATTTTTGGATTGTTTCAGGCTCCTTTACAACCTTGGACCAACTACAAAAAGCGAATCCACATTACAGTGAGTTTGACGCTTTTAAAAACAAGTCGGTTTATTGTTTAGAAAGTAAGTTTGGTGCTACCGGAGGCACTATTTATTATGAAGTCTCACCAAGCCGACCAGATTTGGTGCTGAAAGATTATATCAAAATTTTCCATCCGGATTTACTACCGGGTTATGAATTTACTTTTGCAACAAAACTGAATTAA
- the cobC gene encoding alpha-ribazole phosphatase, producing MEIYLVRHTETICEKGICYGQSDVDIVEPFDTVFKNILSHLPSEAMIFSSPLKRCVTLAKYIQNHIKTISYEEDKRLMEMNFGDWEMKNWDNIPPEQLNPWMEDFVNIQVSNGESFMDLHQRTGDFLSEKESKKINYPIIILTHAGIIRSFLCHNSSLPLKDAFQNKVAFGEVIKIDF from the coding sequence ATGGAAATTTATTTAGTCCGTCATACCGAAACGATCTGTGAAAAAGGAATCTGCTACGGACAATCTGATGTCGATATTGTTGAACCTTTTGATACTGTTTTTAAAAACATCCTTTCGCATTTACCCTCAGAGGCAATGATATTTTCCAGTCCGCTGAAGCGGTGTGTAACTTTGGCAAAATACATCCAAAACCACATAAAAACCATCTCTTACGAAGAAGACAAACGCCTCATGGAAATGAATTTTGGCGATTGGGAAATGAAAAACTGGGATAATATTCCACCCGAACAACTTAATCCCTGGATGGAAGATTTCGTGAACATCCAGGTTTCAAACGGGGAATCTTTTATGGATTTACATCAAAGGACCGGTGATTTTTTATCCGAAAAAGAATCAAAAAAAATAAATTATCCTATTATTATATTGACTCATGCAGGCATCATCAGGAGCTTTTTATGCCACAATTCTTCACTGCCTTTGAAAGATGCTTTTCAAAACAAAGTAGCTTTTGGAGAGGTTATCAAAATAGATTTTTAA
- the tnpA gene encoding IS200/IS605 family transposase, translated as MPFTKVYIHCVWSTKNRYPFLDSVELRQKVWRHIKENALSKEICLDYINGYSDHCHCLISLGNDQTIQKTIQLLKGESSYWINKNQLTKEKFEWQDEYFAVSVSESIVDKVRDYIRNQEEHHKKKTFQEEYDEFMIKFGFQKKSK; from the coding sequence ATGCCATTTACCAAAGTTTATATTCATTGTGTATGGAGTACCAAAAACAGATATCCATTTTTAGATTCTGTTGAACTACGTCAAAAAGTTTGGCGTCACATAAAAGAAAATGCTTTAAGTAAAGAAATATGCCTTGATTATATCAATGGATATTCAGATCATTGCCATTGCTTAATTTCACTAGGAAATGATCAAACTATTCAAAAAACGATACAATTATTAAAAGGAGAATCTTCCTATTGGATTAATAAAAATCAATTGACTAAAGAAAAATTTGAATGGCAGGATGAATATTTTGCAGTTTCTGTTTCAGAATCTATAGTTGACAAAGTTCGTGATTATATCAGAAATCAAGAGGAACATCATAAAAAGAAAACATTTCAGGAAGAATATGATGAATTCATGATTAAATTTGGATTTCAAAAAAAATCTAAATAA
- the cobT gene encoding nicotinate-nucleotide--dimethylbenzimidazole phosphoribosyltransferase, with protein sequence MSNLDDILKSRRDTRHFTADEVPDKVIEKALQAGHWAPSVGLTDATRYYIIKSAEVKSAVKNLFLDYNKKAEELTDNPEQKEHYRSLKLEAIEEAPIGLIIAYDRSVLNQFTIGTVGSNEAVKFSSVCAAQNIWLSLTEQGYGMGWVSILNYYQFKKILDLPENIEPLGYFCIGKPATNYDNQPMLQQLHWKQKSEAPNCIEIENVIENCVSDFVVNPKPDDKNKTNFSRLLQEKIDSKTKPVGALGTLETLAFQLGTVFKTLNPKIINPNIVVFAADHGIANHGVSVYPQDVTRQMINNFLEGGAAINVFCNQHNIKLSIVDSGVNYDFPTNTNLINAKIAKGTQSFLHAPAMSDTELKLCFEKGKAIVETIAQKGSNCIGFGEMGIGNTSTASVLMSILTGFAIEECVGKGTGVADEKLIQKQNLLKKAIENYSGPAELMQQLAYFGGFEIIQMASGMLTAFENNMIILVDGFICSVAFLIASKMNPAIIQNAVFCHCSAEKAHQKLLNYLQAKSILNLDLRLGEGTGCAIAFPILKSAEAFLNEMASFESAGVSRK encoded by the coding sequence ATGAGCAATCTTGACGATATATTAAAATCACGACGTGATACCCGACATTTTACAGCCGATGAAGTTCCTGATAAGGTGATTGAAAAAGCTTTGCAGGCGGGTCACTGGGCACCTTCTGTAGGACTAACGGATGCTACGAGATATTACATCATAAAATCGGCAGAAGTAAAAAGTGCTGTTAAAAATCTGTTTTTGGATTACAATAAAAAGGCGGAAGAACTTACTGATAATCCCGAACAAAAAGAACATTACAGATCACTTAAACTCGAAGCGATTGAAGAAGCTCCAATTGGACTTATCATTGCGTATGACCGATCTGTACTAAATCAGTTTACGATTGGAACTGTTGGCAGTAACGAAGCTGTGAAATTCAGTTCGGTTTGTGCAGCTCAAAATATCTGGCTTTCGCTGACAGAACAAGGCTACGGCATGGGCTGGGTTTCGATTTTGAATTATTATCAGTTCAAAAAAATACTTGATTTACCTGAAAACATTGAACCTCTTGGTTATTTCTGCATTGGAAAACCGGCAACCAATTACGACAATCAGCCGATGCTGCAGCAATTGCACTGGAAACAAAAGTCGGAAGCACCTAATTGTATTGAAATTGAAAATGTTATTGAAAATTGTGTTTCTGATTTTGTTGTAAACCCGAAACCTGATGATAAAAACAAAACAAATTTCAGCAGACTTTTACAGGAAAAGATAGATTCGAAAACCAAGCCGGTTGGGGCTTTGGGAACTTTAGAAACCTTAGCTTTTCAACTAGGAACCGTTTTTAAAACTTTAAATCCGAAAATAATAAATCCGAATATTGTGGTTTTCGCAGCTGACCACGGAATTGCAAATCATGGAGTCAGCGTTTATCCGCAGGATGTTACCAGACAAATGATCAATAATTTTCTGGAGGGCGGTGCGGCGATTAATGTTTTTTGCAATCAGCATAATATCAAACTTTCCATAGTAGATTCCGGGGTAAATTATGATTTCCCCACCAATACCAACCTCATCAATGCGAAAATCGCCAAAGGAACCCAATCTTTTTTACATGCGCCAGCAATGAGTGATACCGAATTGAAGTTGTGCTTTGAAAAAGGAAAAGCCATTGTAGAAACTATTGCCCAAAAAGGTTCTAATTGTATTGGTTTTGGTGAAATGGGAATTGGGAATACCTCAACAGCTTCAGTCCTAATGAGTATTTTAACCGGTTTTGCTATTGAAGAATGTGTTGGAAAAGGAACTGGCGTTGCTGATGAGAAATTAATTCAGAAACAAAACCTGCTCAAAAAAGCCATTGAAAATTATTCCGGTCCAGCCGAATTAATGCAACAGCTCGCCTATTTTGGAGGTTTTGAAATCATACAAATGGCAAGCGGAATGTTGACGGCTTTCGAAAATAATATGATTATTCTGGTGGATGGTTTTATTTGTAGCGTTGCTTTTTTAATTGCTTCAAAAATGAATCCCGCAATCATACAAAATGCTGTTTTTTGCCATTGCTCTGCCGAAAAAGCACATCAAAAATTATTGAATTATCTGCAGGCAAAATCAATTTTAAATTTAGATTTGCGTCTTGGTGAAGGTACTGGCTGTGCTATTGCTTTTCCAATTTTAAAATCTGCTGAAGCTTTTTTGAACGAAATGGCGAGTTTTGAAAGTGCCGGGGTTAGCAGGAAATAA